A single region of the Synechococcus sp. HK05 genome encodes:
- a CDS encoding bifunctional diguanylate cyclase/phosphodiesterase, with product MGDPWNEAGHWLWSTASDPWLWIEVLESETAPRLQLLDGNQAALDRLGCSDLPALQRTFSQALAEPGQSHWLAQAMQQGDVAFAWRYPTADGGEWRELQCRAHRFQIGGSTLLLMQCTGTDDLDRYRQEADRQAERYQMLFQGSLDAVVLLTDDARIIDANDAAPALFGYQDRAAFIASSLPDWMPEVQPDGTPSAEGSFQMVQRCYEQGSGEFQWQHRRHDSGELWFGQVLLQRMKLSEGAMIIARVRDISERQRYEQKLFRLAYRDALTGLPNRSATLAWLEEQRQSDQEMRWLLINLDVDDFRAINDSFGQQCGDQLLIALTKRLQALLPPSAYLARLGSDEFLVVIAEGSAADAAPGRQKAEEWCRQIQELARTDMRGEQEFPLLFSLSLGVLLEREAPGGALEMLSRVESALQQAKESGPASVQFYDADLSRLIQRRLELEQEMEIALVEQRFHLMYQPQVDAQRRIVGVEVLLRLTSSGGQPVSPAEFIPLAERTGQIHRLGAWVLQATCFQLAAWREQGLLVPDVSVNVSARQFEDAAGIPPLLEQLQSQLDCCGLSPDQLCLEITETALLKQGPKLQQALEAIVAAGFSFSLDDFGAGYSSFSLIRDFQLAELKVDKSYVDAIEASHQNRSIVKAMVEMAEAESIRLVAEGVETES from the coding sequence ATGGGTGATCCGTGGAACGAGGCCGGCCATTGGCTGTGGAGCACAGCATCCGACCCATGGCTGTGGATCGAGGTCTTGGAGAGCGAGACGGCTCCACGCCTCCAGCTTCTCGATGGCAATCAGGCGGCTCTGGATCGCCTGGGGTGTTCAGATCTGCCGGCCTTGCAGCGCACGTTCTCCCAGGCCTTGGCAGAGCCTGGCCAGAGCCATTGGTTGGCTCAAGCTATGCAGCAAGGCGATGTTGCGTTTGCTTGGCGCTACCCAACGGCAGATGGTGGTGAGTGGCGCGAGCTGCAGTGCAGGGCGCATCGGTTTCAGATCGGCGGCTCCACGCTGCTGTTGATGCAGTGCACGGGGACCGATGACCTGGATCGCTACCGCCAGGAAGCTGATCGCCAGGCCGAGCGCTACCAGATGCTCTTCCAGGGATCCCTGGATGCGGTGGTGCTGCTCACCGACGATGCCCGCATCATCGATGCCAACGACGCTGCCCCTGCGCTGTTCGGCTATCAGGATCGCGCCGCATTCATTGCATCCTCATTGCCGGACTGGATGCCAGAAGTCCAGCCCGATGGCACCCCCAGTGCTGAGGGTTCATTTCAGATGGTCCAGCGTTGCTACGAGCAGGGGAGTGGGGAATTCCAGTGGCAACATCGCCGCCATGATTCCGGAGAGCTGTGGTTTGGGCAGGTGCTACTGCAGCGGATGAAACTCTCAGAAGGGGCAATGATCATTGCACGCGTTCGCGATATCAGCGAACGCCAGCGGTATGAGCAGAAGCTGTTTCGCCTTGCCTACAGAGATGCGCTCACGGGTCTCCCCAATCGATCCGCCACCTTGGCCTGGTTGGAGGAGCAGAGGCAGAGCGATCAGGAGATGCGCTGGCTCTTGATCAACCTCGATGTGGATGATTTCAGAGCGATTAATGATTCCTTTGGTCAGCAATGTGGTGACCAACTGTTGATCGCCTTGACCAAACGGTTGCAAGCGCTGTTGCCGCCTAGTGCGTACTTGGCCCGCTTGGGCAGTGATGAATTTCTGGTGGTGATCGCTGAGGGATCTGCTGCGGACGCTGCGCCAGGCAGGCAGAAGGCCGAGGAGTGGTGTCGCCAGATTCAGGAGCTGGCGCGAACTGACATGCGAGGCGAGCAGGAATTTCCCCTGCTGTTCAGCCTCTCGCTGGGTGTACTCCTTGAGCGGGAAGCTCCTGGCGGCGCCTTAGAAATGCTCAGCCGTGTGGAATCAGCCTTGCAGCAAGCCAAGGAGTCGGGGCCGGCTTCGGTTCAGTTCTATGACGCCGATCTCTCGCGGTTGATTCAGCGCCGGCTGGAGCTGGAGCAAGAGATGGAGATCGCGCTGGTGGAGCAGCGCTTTCATCTGATGTATCAGCCTCAGGTGGATGCGCAGCGCCGCATTGTTGGTGTTGAGGTGTTGCTGCGTCTCACCAGCTCCGGGGGGCAACCTGTCAGTCCGGCGGAATTTATTCCCCTGGCTGAGCGCACCGGGCAAATCCATCGCCTTGGCGCCTGGGTGCTTCAGGCCACCTGTTTCCAATTGGCGGCGTGGCGGGAGCAAGGCTTGTTGGTGCCGGATGTCTCCGTGAATGTGTCAGCGCGCCAATTTGAGGATGCAGCGGGCATCCCACCTCTGCTCGAGCAGCTGCAGAGTCAGCTGGACTGTTGTGGTTTGTCGCCCGATCAGCTCTGCCTGGAAATCACGGAAACAGCCCTGCTCAAACAGGGCCCGAAGCTCCAGCAGGCTCTTGAAGCAATCGTGGCAGCTGGTTTTTCTTTTTCTCTCGACGACTTTGGCGCCGGCTATTCATCCTTCTCTCTCATCCGCGATTTTCAGCTGGCTGAGTTGAAGGTGGACAAGAGCTACGTGGATGCGATCGAAGCATCACATCAGAACCGCTCCATTGTGAAGGCGATGGTGGAGATGGCGGAAGCCGAATCCATCCGTCTCGTGGCTGAGGGCGTTGAAACGGAGTCGTAG
- a CDS encoding DUF3854 domain-containing protein, producing the protein MTRKQLERYHATVTQATVKRSASLRHTQVEHVERCWQHKCLSQAHINELRQSAIQSEGIQLLGYYTGRRGQLVLPYLRPNGQPEESKQGTPFLRWKPQPAAQRKVAGFKHTPKYLSPRGCGNRLYHSHIAIQTGRYFERLADINVPLVITEGEKKAEALTIHWPKAITIGLSGVWNWRDRRGDGNESAPLPELEDLPVQGREIFLLFDSDAALNSKVLAALQALAEYLIERGAHIQIIRLPSELDGQKNGVDDLIYRHGSAALKTLVGIAQPAFRIKKKEGREVYVFHFPRDPEESHFKAVLAAAVLGRDYKIRPGIGVMHWEGSHWVQLPGKETKVMGPVLHQFMDSQGWQKRSLGVQNAVLQELVDRILVQEENWANGGLSNFANGTYEQASGRLRDHRRRDYLVGCLPYDFAPNATCQRWEGFISEACGGDAAVMTLVQAVFRYVLEPKDRLTPFPLEKCFDFEGRKGTGKGTCVETLMALVGENLVGPGGPKTFCDDRSLAALVGKLMACDTDAAGHLSDAGLLNKVISNEAVLVRFLYQEQRMIRLGVVLVRAYNDSPTVAGGGVEGLDRRIVVIPFRHRPEHPDPNLKAALRAELPGIWQWAHRLPIEEAIRVIRHAGSIEAIAQSSVERHLDNNPVTRFVIETFPQGISEIGGRQLYRTWCNWCEDTGHQAGSETLFGRRIKKLTDLVSVRKQHTRVTYAIEAAAQFDLAAHLGVKPNSLTDQRVAPKPSAPKSPATTEGTEGSDSSGGFSKTIHLQSLGNEKPEQKQVAPKPSEPSDFAKTDCAANDPSQRDEQRVSEALSPDHPATAAEWVELAKANLLAAKQDVDAGAIHQWLLARDAGVSRSQVDTHCRDLAAPPLENMLNQMTLFPCEHT; encoded by the coding sequence ATGACACGCAAACAACTCGAGAGGTATCACGCCACAGTTACGCAGGCAACTGTGAAACGCTCCGCTTCGCTGCGGCACACACAAGTGGAGCATGTGGAGCGTTGCTGGCAGCACAAGTGCCTGAGTCAGGCCCACATCAATGAACTCAGACAGTCGGCAATTCAATCAGAAGGGATCCAACTTCTGGGCTATTACACCGGTCGGCGCGGCCAGCTTGTTCTACCCTACCTTCGGCCTAATGGGCAGCCAGAGGAGAGCAAGCAAGGCACTCCTTTCCTGCGGTGGAAACCGCAGCCTGCAGCACAGCGGAAAGTGGCTGGTTTTAAACATACACCCAAGTACTTGAGTCCAAGGGGGTGTGGTAATCGTCTCTACCACTCCCACATCGCCATCCAGACTGGCAGGTATTTCGAGCGCTTAGCTGATATCAACGTCCCCCTGGTGATCACCGAGGGCGAGAAAAAGGCAGAGGCGCTCACCATCCACTGGCCCAAAGCCATCACCATCGGCTTGTCTGGTGTGTGGAATTGGCGTGATCGTCGTGGTGATGGTAACGAGAGTGCACCGCTCCCAGAGCTAGAGGATCTACCGGTGCAAGGGCGTGAGATATTTCTGCTCTTTGACTCAGATGCAGCTCTGAATAGCAAAGTGCTAGCTGCCTTGCAAGCGTTAGCAGAGTATCTGATTGAACGCGGTGCCCACATTCAGATCATCCGCCTGCCAAGCGAGCTCGATGGGCAGAAGAACGGAGTCGATGACCTGATCTACCGCCACGGCTCTGCCGCACTGAAAACCTTGGTCGGGATTGCACAACCCGCCTTCCGCATCAAGAAAAAAGAAGGGCGTGAGGTGTACGTCTTCCATTTCCCTCGGGATCCAGAAGAGAGCCATTTCAAGGCGGTGCTTGCGGCGGCAGTGCTGGGACGTGACTACAAAATCCGCCCTGGGATTGGCGTGATGCATTGGGAAGGTAGCCACTGGGTTCAGCTCCCAGGAAAGGAAACCAAGGTTATGGGTCCGGTTCTACATCAATTCATGGACAGCCAGGGGTGGCAGAAGCGCAGTCTGGGGGTGCAGAACGCGGTGCTCCAGGAACTAGTGGATCGCATCCTTGTGCAGGAAGAGAATTGGGCAAATGGTGGGTTGAGCAACTTCGCCAATGGCACCTACGAACAAGCCAGTGGACGCCTGCGGGACCACCGACGTCGTGATTACCTGGTGGGATGCCTGCCTTATGACTTCGCCCCTAACGCCACCTGCCAGCGCTGGGAGGGCTTCATCTCAGAAGCCTGTGGTGGTGACGCTGCAGTGATGACGTTGGTGCAAGCAGTATTTCGCTATGTGTTGGAACCCAAAGATCGGCTTACGCCATTCCCTCTGGAGAAGTGCTTTGACTTCGAGGGGCGGAAGGGAACTGGAAAGGGCACTTGCGTCGAGACCCTGATGGCACTGGTGGGAGAGAATCTGGTTGGTCCTGGTGGCCCCAAGACATTCTGCGACGACCGTTCTCTCGCAGCACTGGTAGGCAAGCTGATGGCTTGTGACACCGATGCCGCTGGACACCTCAGTGATGCAGGTCTGCTCAACAAGGTGATCAGTAACGAGGCCGTGTTGGTGCGATTTCTCTATCAAGAGCAGCGAATGATCCGGCTAGGCGTCGTCCTGGTTCGGGCGTACAACGACAGCCCCACCGTTGCAGGAGGTGGTGTTGAGGGCCTGGATCGCCGCATCGTGGTGATTCCATTCCGGCACCGTCCGGAGCATCCTGACCCCAACCTCAAGGCTGCACTGCGGGCTGAACTGCCAGGGATCTGGCAGTGGGCGCATCGCCTTCCCATTGAGGAGGCCATCAGGGTGATCCGTCATGCCGGATCCATTGAGGCTATTGCCCAAAGCTCGGTAGAGCGACACCTGGATAACAACCCCGTGACACGGTTTGTCATTGAGACCTTCCCCCAGGGCATCAGCGAAATCGGCGGTAGGCAGCTCTATCGCACTTGGTGCAATTGGTGCGAAGACACCGGTCATCAAGCCGGTAGCGAAACGTTATTCGGACGCCGAATCAAGAAGCTCACCGACTTGGTATCGGTGCGTAAGCAGCACACCCGCGTGACCTATGCCATTGAAGCTGCTGCGCAGTTCGATCTTGCTGCTCACCTTGGCGTCAAGCCAAACTCTCTGACTGATCAGAGGGTTGCGCCTAAACCCTCTGCACCCAAATCACCTGCAACCACTGAGGGAACAGAGGGTTCAGATAGTTCAGGAGGTTTTTCTAAAACCATTCATCTCCAAAGTTTGGGGAATGAAAAGCCAGAGCAAAAGCAGGTGGCCCCCAAACCCTCTGAACCCTCTGATTTTGCTAAAACTGACTGTGCCGCAAACGATCCCAGCCAGAGGGATGAGCAAAGGGTTTCAGAGGCACTATCACCTGACCACCCGGCCACCGCTGCGGAGTGGGTGGAGCTGGCCAAGGCGAACCTGTTAGCAGCAAAGCAGGACGTCGATGCTGGTGCCATCCACCAGTGGCTGTTAGCGCGTGACGCTGGTGTTTCTCGCTCTCAGGTGGATACCCATTGCCGGGATCTCGCCGCACCACCGTTGGAGAACATGTTGAACCAGATGACTCTCTTCCCTTGCGAGCACACATGA
- a CDS encoding M23 family metallopeptidase, with amino-acid sequence MRARRWLLVVLGLAAALGLAVRAEPGLDAVLDAGLPPRPDQVPAETPVADVVLASALPAELSREAAWPLRPGEPLRLVYPLAIQAEEVDPYGWRYSDSRQAWRMHAGQDLVAPEGTPVLAMLPGHVVLVEELDGYGLTVVLDHGRSWQTLYAHLQSASVQPGDFLPAATPLGEVGQTGRASGPHLHVELRRRDGDRMLALDPTPLIDQATRLLPQAPPPLQQAQGIPFPSP; translated from the coding sequence TTGCGCGCGCGGCGATGGCTGTTGGTGGTGCTGGGCCTCGCGGCTGCGCTCGGCCTCGCTGTGCGGGCTGAGCCTGGGCTTGATGCCGTGCTCGACGCTGGCCTGCCTCCCAGGCCGGACCAAGTACCAGCTGAAACGCCGGTGGCGGATGTGGTGCTCGCCTCGGCGCTGCCGGCGGAGTTGTCGCGAGAGGCTGCTTGGCCGCTGCGTCCAGGTGAGCCCCTGCGCCTGGTGTACCCCCTGGCGATTCAGGCCGAGGAGGTGGATCCCTACGGCTGGCGCTATTCCGACAGCCGTCAGGCCTGGCGCATGCACGCGGGTCAGGATCTCGTTGCGCCGGAAGGCACACCGGTGTTGGCGATGCTCCCGGGCCATGTGGTGCTGGTGGAGGAGCTCGATGGCTATGGCCTCACCGTGGTGCTCGATCACGGCCGCAGCTGGCAAACCCTCTACGCTCACCTGCAGTCGGCCTCGGTGCAGCCAGGCGACTTTCTGCCCGCCGCCACTCCTTTGGGTGAGGTGGGGCAGACCGGCAGGGCCAGTGGACCGCATCTGCATGTGGAGCTGCGCCGCCGCGATGGCGATCGGATGTTGGCGCTCGATCCCACGCCCTTGATTGATCAGGCCACACGCCTGCTGCCGCAGGCCCCGCCGCCGCTGCAGCAGGCTCAGGGGATCCCGTTCCCCTCGCCTTGA
- a CDS encoding alpha-ketoglutarate-dependent dioxygenase AlkB has product MIRIERTGLQLRHGVAWLQQQGLQTPQLRQALGQSLAWEQPLVTVYGKQHRTPRLTCWVADPGCSYRYSGLQQAIHPWTAELETLRQLLLDQLGVRFNSLLLNRYRDGADRMGWHADDEPELDDQAPIVSLSLGAARDLRFRPRRGDAAPFAINLADGDLLVMDPPSQRHWQHALPPRARVQQERINLTFRVIRPA; this is encoded by the coding sequence TTGATCCGGATCGAGCGCACCGGCCTGCAGCTGCGCCATGGTGTGGCCTGGCTCCAGCAGCAAGGCCTCCAAACCCCGCAGCTGCGCCAGGCCTTAGGTCAGAGCCTGGCCTGGGAGCAGCCGCTGGTCACGGTGTACGGCAAGCAGCACCGCACGCCGCGGCTCACCTGCTGGGTGGCGGATCCCGGCTGCTCCTATCGCTACAGCGGCCTGCAGCAAGCCATCCATCCCTGGACGGCCGAGCTGGAGACCCTGCGCCAGCTGCTGCTGGATCAGCTCGGCGTGCGCTTCAACAGCCTGCTGCTCAACCGCTACCGCGACGGCGCTGATCGCATGGGTTGGCACGCCGATGACGAGCCCGAGCTCGACGATCAGGCTCCGATCGTTTCCCTCAGCCTCGGCGCGGCCCGCGATCTGCGCTTCCGGCCGCGCCGCGGCGATGCAGCACCCTTCGCCATCAACTTGGCGGATGGCGACTTGCTGGTGATGGATCCGCCCAGCCAGCGCCACTGGCAGCACGCGCTGCCGCCGCGGGCGCGGGTGCAGCAAGAGCGGATCAACCTCACCTTTCGCGTGATTCGGCCGGCCTGA
- a CDS encoding Rid family detoxifying hydrolase, whose product MTSPTIEAVTTSAAPAPVGPYNQAVKAGGVLYCSGQIALDPATGAMVGGGDVEAETRQVLSNLKAVLAEAGCTPQQVVRTTVFLADLGDFAKVNALYAEVFGAGVSPARACVEVAALPKGARVEIDCIAVLG is encoded by the coding sequence ATGACCAGCCCCACGATCGAAGCCGTGACCACCAGCGCTGCTCCGGCACCGGTGGGCCCTTACAACCAAGCGGTGAAGGCGGGCGGGGTGCTCTATTGCAGCGGTCAGATCGCCCTGGATCCAGCCACCGGCGCGATGGTGGGCGGCGGCGATGTGGAGGCCGAAACCCGCCAGGTGCTGAGCAATCTCAAGGCGGTGCTGGCAGAAGCGGGCTGCACGCCCCAGCAGGTGGTGCGCACCACCGTGTTTCTGGCCGACCTCGGCGATTTCGCCAAGGTGAATGCCCTCTACGCCGAGGTGTTCGGAGCCGGAGTGTCGCCGGCGCGGGCCTGCGTGGAGGTGGCGGCGCTGCCGAAGGGCGCCCGCGTGGAGATCGATTGCATCGCGGTGCTCGGCTGA
- a CDS encoding ABC transporter ATP-binding protein, producing the protein MRIELSNPELPLRPQVELDGLWHRYSGRASNGDWTLRDIQFQLRPGELVGLLGPSGCGKTTLLRLIAGFEKPDRGVVRIAGQEVAGPHRWLPPERRGVGMVFQDYALFPHLDAWRNACFGLRRGQDSSRAAWLLELLGLKGLEHRYPHELSGGQRQRLALARALAPGCSLVLLDEPFSNLDVEVRLRLRAELPGVLARCGASGVIVTHDPEEALAICDRVAVLESGHLHQCASPQELVAAPATAFVGRFVLQSNLLPARWQGGVLTTAFGALEAPAGVQLPPPSTADDLEVLVSPQGLLLTPDDNAEAWVLGREFLGREWLYQVQWGQGRLRLRLPLEYDYNRGQRSRLRLRAGEPVRLFPAGVDLVAAADVPPL; encoded by the coding sequence ATGCGAATCGAGCTGTCCAACCCTGAGTTGCCGCTGCGGCCCCAGGTGGAGCTCGATGGGCTGTGGCACCGCTACAGCGGCCGTGCCTCCAACGGCGACTGGACCCTGCGCGATATCCAGTTCCAACTGCGCCCCGGTGAACTCGTTGGCCTGCTGGGCCCCTCCGGCTGCGGCAAAACCACGCTGCTGCGCCTGATCGCCGGCTTTGAAAAGCCTGATCGCGGTGTAGTGCGTATCGCCGGTCAGGAGGTGGCTGGCCCCCACCGCTGGTTGCCGCCGGAGCGCCGCGGGGTGGGCATGGTGTTTCAGGACTACGCCCTGTTCCCGCACCTCGATGCCTGGCGCAACGCCTGCTTCGGCCTGCGCCGCGGACAGGACAGCAGCCGGGCGGCCTGGTTGTTGGAGCTGTTGGGGCTGAAGGGGCTTGAACACCGCTACCCCCATGAGCTCTCGGGCGGTCAGCGCCAGCGTTTGGCCCTGGCCCGCGCCCTGGCGCCGGGCTGTTCGTTGGTGCTGCTGGATGAACCCTTCTCCAACCTCGACGTGGAGGTGCGCCTGCGTCTGCGGGCCGAGCTGCCCGGTGTACTGGCCCGCTGCGGTGCCAGCGGCGTGATCGTGACCCACGACCCCGAGGAGGCTCTGGCCATCTGTGATCGGGTGGCGGTGCTCGAATCGGGCCATCTGCATCAATGCGCCAGCCCCCAGGAGCTGGTGGCCGCGCCGGCCACCGCGTTTGTGGGCCGGTTTGTGTTGCAAAGCAACCTGTTGCCGGCCCGCTGGCAGGGAGGCGTCCTCACCACGGCGTTTGGCGCCCTTGAAGCTCCGGCCGGCGTCCAGCTGCCGCCGCCATCCACTGCCGATGATCTCGAGGTGCTGGTGAGCCCCCAGGGGCTCCTGCTCACCCCGGACGACAACGCGGAAGCCTGGGTGTTGGGCCGTGAATTCCTCGGACGCGAGTGGCTCTATCAGGTGCAATGGGGCCAGGGGCGACTGCGGCTGCGTCTGCCCCTGGAGTACGACTACAACCGCGGACAGCGCTCCCGGCTGCGCTTGCGGGCCGGTGAACCGGTGCGGCTGTTTCCGGCCGGGGTGGATTTGGTGGCCGCCGCCGACGTGCCTCCCCTGTAG
- the gloB gene encoding hydroxyacylglutathione hydrolase — translation MQPALTTASIAQRVSLIPVLNDNYVFVLHGDGHGPAVVVDPAVAEPVSTWLEQRGLELSAILQTHHHHDHIGGTPGLLERWPQAAVIANGADQARIPLQTHAVQGGDQLELLGRAVQVMAVPGHTAHHIAFYLPPAAGDRGHLFCGDTLFAAGCGRLFEGTPQQMQQSLQALAALPESTLVWCAHEYTAGNLRWAAAQQPGDAAIQMRLAEVEALRAKGAATIPSSIGLEKATNLFVQARDAEALRRLRGSKDLWRG, via the coding sequence ATGCAGCCGGCCCTCACCACCGCATCGATCGCTCAGCGCGTGTCGCTGATCCCGGTGCTGAACGACAACTACGTGTTCGTCCTGCACGGCGATGGTCACGGCCCGGCCGTGGTGGTGGATCCAGCCGTGGCCGAGCCGGTGAGCACCTGGCTGGAGCAGCGGGGCCTGGAGCTCAGCGCCATCCTGCAGACCCATCACCACCACGACCACATCGGCGGCACACCGGGGCTGCTGGAGCGTTGGCCCCAGGCGGCCGTGATCGCCAACGGCGCCGATCAAGCCCGCATCCCCTTGCAAACCCACGCGGTGCAAGGGGGCGACCAGCTGGAGCTGCTGGGGCGAGCGGTGCAGGTGATGGCCGTGCCGGGCCATACCGCCCATCACATCGCCTTTTATCTGCCGCCTGCTGCAGGCGATCGCGGCCACCTGTTCTGCGGCGACACCCTGTTCGCCGCCGGCTGCGGGAGGTTGTTTGAAGGCACCCCGCAGCAGATGCAGCAGTCGTTGCAGGCGCTGGCAGCCCTGCCGGAGAGCACTTTGGTGTGGTGCGCGCACGAATACACCGCCGGCAACCTGCGCTGGGCAGCGGCGCAGCAACCTGGCGATGCCGCGATTCAGATGCGGCTGGCGGAGGTGGAAGCCCTGCGGGCCAAGGGCGCAGCCACGATCCCCAGCAGCATTGGCCTGGAAAAGGCCACCAACCTGTTTGTGCAGGCCCGTGATGCCGAGGCCCTGCGCCGGCTGCGCGGCAGCAAGGATCTCTGGCGGGGCTGA
- the hisG gene encoding ATP phosphoribosyltransferase, whose translation MITVALAKGALLKDSVARFAAAGLDFAAVLEPGNRQLMVPSACGRARALLVRNADVPVYVAYGQAQLGVVGYDVLREHQLPVAHLVDLGFGGCRMSVAVKATSPYRRAADLPAHCRIASKFTRCAEEYFEALDLPVELIHLAGSVELGPITGMSEAIVDLVATGRTLVENGLIAIEDLFHSTARLVGHPLSLRLDGGELQGIVDQIAAVSSRPAA comes from the coding sequence ATGATCACCGTCGCGCTGGCCAAGGGAGCCCTCCTCAAGGATTCAGTGGCGCGCTTCGCCGCTGCCGGGCTCGATTTCGCCGCTGTGCTCGAGCCAGGCAACCGGCAATTGATGGTGCCCAGCGCCTGCGGCCGCGCCCGGGCCCTGCTGGTGCGCAACGCCGATGTGCCGGTGTATGTGGCCTACGGCCAGGCCCAACTCGGTGTGGTGGGGTACGACGTGCTGCGCGAGCACCAGCTGCCGGTGGCTCATCTGGTGGATCTCGGCTTCGGCGGCTGCCGCATGAGCGTGGCGGTGAAGGCCACCAGCCCCTACCGCCGGGCCGCCGATCTGCCCGCCCACTGCCGCATCGCCAGCAAATTCACCCGCTGCGCAGAGGAGTATTTCGAGGCCCTTGATCTGCCGGTGGAGTTGATCCATCTGGCGGGATCGGTGGAGCTGGGGCCCATCACCGGCATGAGCGAGGCGATTGTGGATCTGGTGGCCACCGGCCGCACCCTCGTGGAGAACGGACTGATCGCCATCGAAGACCTCTTCCATTCCACGGCCCGTCTGGTGGGGCACCCCCTCTCGCTGCGCCTTGATGGGGGCGAGCTGCAGGGGATCGTGGATCAGATCGCGGCTGTGTCCAGCCGGCCAGCGGCCTAA
- a CDS encoding ABC transporter ATP-binding protein: MAPRDRQRLLRLLPYLGRDRKRLLLTLVLLIPVAGAAAVQPLLVGQAISALRQEPVLAWLEPMPLAQQLRTLVLLLLAAVMVRLGLQGLQSFNVQAVGQRLTARIRNDLFAHALDLSLRFHDRTPVGKLLTRLTSDVDALAEVFGSGAVGLLADLVTLLVIATTMVAIEPRLGLLLLGSQVPVTLTMLWLQKRYRKANYRVREELSQLNADLQENLQGLEVVQMFRREGYNAARFAQTTNAYRQAVNGTIFYDSAISALIEWVSLGAIALVLALGGWMVTAGAMGLGTLTTFILYSQRLFDPLRQLAERFTQIQGGLTAVERIGELMEEPIEIQELPQEQRSAAAVLSGRERSSAGEVVFDNVSFAYRPDDPILSNLSFRIAPGEHVALVGPTGSGKSTVIRLLCRLYEPQQGRILLDGIDIRELPIPTLRQRLGVVLQDTFLFSGNVADNLRLDAVISDVELQQLCRDLGLEPLLQRLPQGLDTELRERGGNLSSGERQLLAIARVAIRDPSVLVMDEATAFLDPSTEATLQRDLDRLLCDRTAIVIAHRLATVEAADRILVLQRGRLIEQGSHISLRAAGGLYAQLAELQERGLARL; encoded by the coding sequence ATGGCTCCTCGCGACCGGCAACGTCTGCTGCGCCTGCTGCCCTACCTGGGCCGCGATCGCAAACGCCTGCTGCTCACCCTGGTGCTGCTGATTCCCGTGGCGGGAGCGGCAGCGGTGCAGCCGTTGTTGGTGGGTCAGGCGATTTCGGCGCTGCGGCAGGAGCCGGTGCTGGCCTGGCTCGAGCCCATGCCCCTGGCGCAGCAGCTGCGCACCCTGGTGTTGCTGCTGTTGGCGGCCGTGATGGTGCGTCTCGGCCTGCAGGGGCTGCAGAGCTTCAACGTGCAGGCCGTGGGCCAGCGGCTCACCGCCCGCATCCGCAACGACCTGTTTGCCCACGCCCTCGATCTATCGCTGCGGTTTCACGACCGCACGCCGGTGGGCAAGTTGCTCACGCGCCTCACCAGTGATGTGGATGCGCTGGCCGAGGTGTTTGGCAGCGGCGCCGTGGGCCTGCTCGCGGATCTGGTGACCCTGCTCGTGATTGCCACCACGATGGTGGCGATCGAGCCACGCCTCGGCCTGTTGCTGCTGGGGTCTCAGGTGCCGGTCACGCTCACGATGCTGTGGCTGCAGAAGCGCTATCGCAAGGCCAACTACCGGGTGCGCGAGGAGCTGAGCCAGCTCAATGCCGATCTGCAGGAGAACCTGCAGGGGCTTGAGGTGGTGCAGATGTTCCGCCGCGAGGGCTACAACGCGGCCCGCTTCGCCCAAACCACCAATGCCTATCGCCAGGCGGTGAACGGCACAATCTTTTACGACTCGGCCATCTCGGCGTTGATCGAGTGGGTGTCGCTCGGAGCGATTGCCCTGGTGCTCGCCCTGGGGGGCTGGATGGTGACCGCCGGTGCCATGGGCCTGGGCACCCTCACCACCTTCATCCTCTATTCGCAGCGGTTGTTTGATCCGCTGCGCCAGCTGGCGGAGCGCTTCACCCAGATTCAGGGCGGTCTCACCGCCGTGGAGCGCATCGGCGAACTGATGGAAGAGCCGATTGAGATTCAGGAGCTCCCGCAGGAGCAGCGCTCCGCGGCAGCGGTGCTGAGCGGCCGTGAGCGCAGCAGCGCCGGTGAAGTGGTGTTCGACAACGTGTCGTTCGCTTACCGGCCCGACGATCCGATCCTCTCCAACCTCTCCTTCCGCATCGCCCCGGGAGAACACGTGGCGCTGGTGGGACCCACCGGCTCGGGCAAGAGCACCGTGATCCGCCTGCTCTGCCGCCTCTACGAACCTCAGCAGGGCCGGATTTTGCTGGATGGCATCGACATTCGCGAGCTGCCCATCCCAACCCTGCGCCAACGGCTTGGTGTGGTGCTGCAAGACACCTTCCTCTTCAGCGGCAACGTGGCCGACAACCTCCGCCTCGATGCGGTCATCAGCGACGTGGAACTCCAGCAGCTTTGCCGGGATCTGGGTTTGGAGCCGTTGCTGCAGCGGCTGCCCCAAGGCCTCGACACCGAGCTGCGCGAGCGAGGCGGCAACCTCTCCTCTGGCGAGCGTCAGCTGCTGGCCATTGCCCGGGTGGCGATCCGCGATCCCTCGGTGCTGGTGATGGATGAGGCCACCGCCTTCCTCGATCCTTCCACCGAAGCCACCCTCCAGCGCGATCTCGACCGGCTGCTGTGCGATCGCACCGCCATCGTGATCGCCCACCGCCTCGCCACCGTGGAGGCCGCTGATCGCATCCTGGTGCTGCAGCGCGGCCGTCTGATCGAACAAGGCAGCCACATCAGCCTGCGCGCGGCCGGAGGCCTCTATGCGCAGTTGGCGGAACTCCAGGAGCGTGGGCTCGCCAGGCTCTGA